The following coding sequences are from one Candidatus Nitrosopumilus sp. SW window:
- a CDS encoding nitroreductase family protein, with product MDVFEAVSTRRAIKKFDPNHKMSLDEVKKLMEHVILSPTSYNQQNWRFVYVTEKDVKEKISEAARGQAQPKDGSLVVVLCGDMTAWKTEPLRYWKNHPTEKQELVKASLERKYSSDTQAQRDEAIRSCGMAAQTIMLAARDMGLDSCPMVGFEYDELAKVINLPESHLIVMMVVVGKRAEDAAPRGGQLHLDEVAFENSF from the coding sequence ATGGATGTTTTTGAAGCAGTATCAACTCGACGTGCTATCAAAAAATTTGATCCTAATCACAAGATGAGTCTTGATGAAGTCAAGAAACTCATGGAGCATGTAATACTGTCTCCAACTAGTTACAATCAACAAAACTGGAGATTTGTTTATGTCACTGAAAAAGATGTTAAAGAAAAAATTTCAGAAGCTGCTAGGGGACAAGCTCAACCAAAAGACGGTTCCTTAGTTGTTGTACTTTGTGGTGATATGACTGCATGGAAGACTGAACCACTACGTTACTGGAAGAATCATCCTACAGAAAAACAAGAACTAGTAAAAGCTAGTCTTGAGAGAAAATACTCTTCTGATACTCAAGCACAAAGAGATGAAGCAATTCGCTCTTGTGGTATGGCAGCTCAAACAATAATGCTTGCAGCTAGAGACATGGGCCTTGATTCATGTCCAATGGTAGGCTTTGAGTATGATGAACTTGCCAAAGTGATCAACCTACCAGAAAGTCATCTTATTGTAATGATGGTAGTAGTTGGCAAAAGAGCAGAAGATGCAGCACCTCGTGGTGGCCAGTTACATTTGGATGAGGTAGCATTTGAGAATTCTTTCTAG
- a CDS encoding NAD(P)/FAD-dependent oxidoreductase, with the protein MKIAVMGMGVAGSYLMARLKDSEHDVTGYELNPKERHDSICAWGTIKPILTEYCKKTGRDFNDFLIHDGKNMHVKMNNDVKFDIGLHGLCTYDKIGLIKDFIKDSKIIYGKPPTLEELEKEYDMIVDCTGFHRVYLPKLKEDFFLPTYEYKVEYENGVPYDDFYIEPFPGMSGYFWYFPLGEKWAHIGAGDYNKNHIKATDDFLKKHGGKVLKTKGRPIRLATPDRCKPYYSGKVVGVGESIGTVYALLGEGIIPSMQCVELFLENMHDVKAYEKAVEEHYKVYAKVFNFVRAKIKKDFNFFKSLPDFLAIFRYMKKNEDRFGMDIKIADLMKVAKA; encoded by the coding sequence TTGAAGATTGCAGTAATGGGAATGGGTGTAGCTGGTTCCTATCTAATGGCCAGACTAAAAGACTCTGAACATGATGTTACAGGGTATGAGTTGAATCCAAAAGAAAGACATGATTCTATTTGTGCATGGGGAACAATCAAACCAATACTTACTGAATACTGTAAAAAGACAGGTAGAGACTTTAACGACTTTTTAATCCATGATGGAAAAAATATGCATGTCAAGATGAACAATGATGTCAAGTTTGACATCGGATTACATGGATTATGCACATATGACAAGATTGGTCTAATCAAAGATTTCATTAAAGATTCGAAAATTATCTATGGAAAACCACCAACACTTGAGGAATTAGAAAAAGAGTATGATATGATAGTTGACTGTACTGGATTTCACAGAGTGTATTTACCAAAACTAAAGGAAGATTTCTTTTTGCCAACATACGAGTACAAAGTAGAATATGAAAATGGAGTTCCATATGATGACTTTTACATTGAACCATTTCCTGGAATGTCAGGATATTTTTGGTATTTCCCACTAGGTGAAAAATGGGCCCATATTGGAGCAGGGGATTACAACAAAAATCACATTAAAGCAACTGATGATTTTTTGAAAAAACATGGAGGCAAAGTTCTCAAGACAAAGGGAAGACCAATCAGATTGGCAACTCCAGATAGATGCAAGCCATACTATTCAGGAAAAGTTGTAGGGGTTGGAGAATCAATTGGAACAGTATATGCATTGTTAGGTGAAGGAATCATTCCGTCAATGCAATGTGTAGAATTGTTCTTAGAGAACATGCATGATGTTAAAGCATATGAAAAGGCAGTAGAAGAACATTACAAAGTATATGCCAAAGTTTTCAATTTTGTGAGAGCAAAAATCAAAAAAGATTTCAATTTCTTCAAATCATTACCAGATTTTCTTGCAATATTTCGTTACATGAAAAAGAACGAAGACAGATTTGGAATGGATATCAAGATTGCTGACTTGATGAAAGTAGCTAAGGCCTAA